Within Macaca nemestrina isolate mMacNem1 chromosome X, mMacNem.hap1, whole genome shotgun sequence, the genomic segment ttgtgtttttagtagagacagggttttaccatgttggtcaggttggtctcaaactactgacctcaggtgatctgcctgcctcggcctcccaaagtgctggattacaggcatgagccaccacgcccaggcccTTTTGGTGTTTTTTCTGCTTAGCTCTTTTGAGTCCCTTTAAAacagtatctattttttttcattatttggaGGTTTAAAGTGAATATGGCAGGATTCATTAAACATCTTCCAGTGTCTGTCATTTACCACATCAGCACTCGGTGATGACTGCATCCATTTCAACTCTGCACATTCTTTTCTAAGTAGCATTGACTACATTAAATCATTGAAATTCTACGTCTCTTCTTGGGAGGTTTTCACAACTGCTTAGGTCTGAACTAGGTAACATTTTTATGACACTATCTCTACTGGCATGAGCCATTACTAGGTGGAAATAAGTGGACTCTGTGAACATCTTGCAGTTCCCATACTCCAGGGTGCCTCCACATTGGACTACTATAGTGTTGCTAATCCTAAAATTAAAAGCGCAAGACTTGTGTGGACCAAAAGGTTAGCCCTGGATACTAAGGCCTCAAAGAAAAGGTAGAGTTCGGCCGTggacggtggctcaggcctgtaaccccagcactttgggaggccaaggcaggtggatcacaaggtcatgagatcgagaccatcctggccaatgtggtgaaactctgtctctactaaaactagaaaaactagctgggcgtggtagcctgtgcctgtagtcccagctactgaggaggctgaggcagaagaatcactgcaacccaggaggcggggattgcagtgagccgagatagtggcactgcactccagcctgggtgacggatcAAGACTCcggtcccaaaaaaaaaaaaaaaaaaaaaaaccctggattCTGAGTTATCCTAGAGCTAAAGGGCCTTGTTCATTCATTGGACACAGAACATGTCAATCTGAAGTTTTCAGCAAATGGGCTTAGAGCTCCCTGAGAGCCCCTCATTGACGTTTCCGGTCCCGCCCCCTGTCGCTTGCCAACCGGAATCTTTCCCGCCTTGTCTAAGTCCTCTCAGGCCAGCCTTGGTGGGAGGCTCCTGGGATTCGCTCCTTGCCCTTCCCACCGTAGGGTGTCCTCTGAGACAGACTCTTATTCCCTCAATAAGGAGACAGACTCTTACTCCCTCAGCAGCCAAACCCTCGCCTCCCCTCAGCCGTAGCCACCTCAGTGGCCACCGTCTTCACCGCGGTCACCACAGCCTGCTCGCCACCCCAGTTGAGGTACTGACCGGTGTCATGTCTGCCACAGGGGACCGACACCCGACCGAAGGGGACCAGGAGGCCCCGGTAAGCCAGGAGGGAGCGCAGGCCGAGGTGGCCGGAGCTGGTAACCCGGAGGGTGGCGACTCCGGGCCCCACAGTAGCGACATGGTGCCTGCGACCGAGGTGGTCGGAGTCGCAGGGCCCATGGAAGGCCtcagggaggaggagggtgagCAGGCGGCAGGCCTGGCCACAGTCCCCGGGGGCGGGAGCGCTGAGGAGGACCCGGACATCGGGCCCGCGgcggaggaagaggaggaggaggaggaggaggaggaggaagaagagaggaacgTGGCGGGCAACCTCGACCTGGCGGAGGTCACCCGTCGCTTCCCTGCGGCGGGCATTCGCTTTGTGTTCCTGGATCTGGTCCACTCCCTTCTCCGCCGCCTCTATCACAACGACCACATCCTGATAGCGACCCGTCACCACAGCCGCCTGATGGTGGGGCCCCGCGCTGCTGCACCCAACCGCAGGGTCGAGCcctccctgctgctgctgctccagagGCTGGGCGCGGGGGCCGCAGCCCTGGAAGGCCAGGGCCTGGGCCTGATCCAGGAGGCCGCGTCGGTCCCAGAGCCTGCAGTGCCAGGCTACCTGGCCGAGATGGCCAGGGAGCCCACAGAGGAGGCCGCAGAGGAGCCGGTGGAGGAGGCcacagaggaggaggctgcagaggaggccacagaggaggaggccacagAGGAGAAGCCCACAGAGGAGGCCACAGAGGAACCGGCCGCAGAGGAGGCCACGGCCCCTGAGGGTGAGGAACGGGCTAGCGGCAGCAGTGGGGAGGCGGGGACCCGTGTGTCCAAGGGCTCTGCGCAGGGCCGTGGTGCGGACACAGCTGGTGAAGCGGGTGGTGAAGGGGTAGTCGGGGCCTCGGGTGATGAAGCAGCAGTCGGGGCCCTCCTGAAACTTAAGGCCGAATGTTTCCCAATGAGTCGAAACCCAATTCTCTAACGACCTCTATGGTTTTGAGAAAACTTGCCGCCCTCTACCAACCTGTATTTGATAGGAGATCTGAGATCATCGATGCCATTTGTGAGCGCGCAGATGAATGGCCTGGTAGATAGGGGTTCAGGAGGGAGCTCCGCAGGAAACAGAGGGGATACCGGCACGAAGAGAACAGGGAAATGGCAGGCATCCTTTTGGATTCATGGCTTTTCAAAGTGCAAAGATTCATAGAAAGATGATCCCTCAAATGATGAAGTGATACAGGAGCCCTTGGTAAAACTGACACATACAGAGGGGTGAGGAACCAATGAGCTTCaccataaaatttgttttttgaggcaaACAAATATTTTCCCAACAAAGTTCTGACCAAAACACCGTAGAATGAGACCAGACCTGATGATTCAGATCTCTTCTCCA encodes:
- the LOC139360621 gene encoding cancer/testis antigen family 47 member B1 isoform X1, with translation MSATGDRHPTEGDQEAPVSQEGAQAEVAGAGNPEGGDSGPHSSDMVPATEVVGVAGPMEGLREEEGEQAAGLATVPGGGSAEEDPDIGPAAEEEEEEEEEEEEEERNVAGNLDLAEVTRRFPAAGIRFVFLDLVHSLLRRLYHNDHILIATRHHSRLMVGPRAAAPNRRVEPSLLLLLQRLGAGAAALEGQGLGLIQEAASVPEPAVPGYLAEMAREPTEEAAEEPVEEATEEEAAEEATEEEATEEKPTEEATEEPAAEEATAPEEVTKSQPEKWDEEAQDAAGEEEKEQEKEKDAENKVKNSKGT
- the LOC139360621 gene encoding cancer/testis antigen family 47 member B1 isoform X2, translating into MSATGDRHPTEGDQEAPVSQEGAQAEVAGAGNPEGGDSGPHSSDMVPATEVVGVAGPMEGLREEEGEQAAGLATVPGGGSAEEDPDIGPAAEEEEEEEEEEEEEERNVAGNLDLAEVTRRFPAAGIRFVFLDLVHSLLRRLYHNDHILIATRHHSRLMVGPRAAAPNRRVEPSLLLLLQRLGAGAAALEGQGLGLIQEAASVPEPAVPGYLAEMAREPTEEAAEEPVEEATEEEAAEEATEEEATEEKPTEEATEEPAAEEATAPEVTKSQPEKWDEEAQDAAGEEEKEQEKEKDAENKVKNSKGT